The nucleotide sequence CCTTCACGAAGGTCTCCTGCACCAGGTCCTCGGCGTCGGCCGGGTTGCGGGTCATCCGCAGGGCCGCCGGGTAGAGCTGGTCCAGGTAGGGCAGGGCGTCGCGCTCGAACCGGGCGTCCCGCTCGGCGCGGGTCTCGGCGAGCTCCGTGCGGCTACCGCCCTCGCGCGCCTCCGGCACCTCCACCGGGGCGGGCTCGGGCAGCTGTCCGGTGTTGTCGACCGCGGAATCCTCAGGCACCGACCGTCCTCTCCGGGGCCCCCGGGTGCGGGGCACCACGTCGGTCGATCCTAGCCGCGCGACGTCCGGGCGGCCCGGGGGACGCCGGTGCACGGCCCGCGTTCGGGTGGTCGAGACGCTGCTGCTCACGGCCGGTGCAACGGCACCGGCTCCGGCGGCCATTCCCGGCAGGCGGGGAATGGCTACGCTGCGGCGCCGTGGCGGCAACCCCGGCGGTGCGGGTGCTGGAGCGGGCGAAGGTGGCCCACACCCTGCACCCCTACGACTCCGAGCACCCCGCCGAGCAGGGGCACGGCGAGGCCGCCGTCGTCGCTCTCGGCGCCGATCCCCGCCAGGTGTTCAAGACGCTGGTCACCCGCGTCGACGGCACGCTCACCGTCGCGGTCGTCCCGGTCAGCGGGACGCTGGACCTCAAGGCGCTGGCCGCGGCCGCCGGTGGGCGGAAGGCGGCGATGGCCGAACCCGCGGACGCGGAGCGCTCCACCGGCTACGTCCTGGGCGGCATCAGCCCGCTGGGGCAGCGCAAGGCACTCCCCACCGTGGTCGACGCCTCGGCCCTGGAGTTCGCCACCGTCCTGGTCAGCGCCGGGAAGCGCGGGCTGCAGCTGGAGCTGCCGCCGGCCGAGCTGGTCCGGCTGACCCGCGCCCGCACCGCACCGATCGGGCGGTGAGCGCGGGGGCTCAGCCGTAAGGGTTGATCAGCTGGTCGACCGGTGCGAAGTCGTCGGTGAGCACGGGGGCGTCGCCGACGAACCGGTCCAGGTCGTCCTCGTCCGCGACCTGCCAGGCCAGGTCGAACTCGGCCAGCGCGGCGGCGATCTCCTCGGCCGGCAGCGGCCGCTGCGAGGCGACGGCGACGAGGTTCCCGCCGTCCTGGCCCGCGAGGACGGGCGCACGGGCGAGCAGCAGCACGTGGTCGAACACCTCCCGCATGGTGGCCAGCTCCGCGCGGACGAAGTCCAGCGGCGGGTGGTCGATCAGGTTCACTGCGTAGACGCCGTCGTCGGCCAGCGCGCGGTCGATCAGCTCCAGCGCCTCCCGGGTGGTGAGCTGCCAGGGCACCGACAGCCCGCCGAAGGCGTCGCCGACGACGAGGTCGCGCGTCCCCGCCGGTTCCTCGGCCAGCCCCACCCGGCCGTCGGCGACCCGCACCCGCAGCTGCGCCGACGTGTCCAGCCCGAGCTGCTCGCGGTCCATGGCGACGACCCCCGGATCGACCTCCACCACCAGGCTCTCCGTCCCGGGCCGCACCTCGGCGAGGTAGCGGGGCAGCGTGAGCCCGCCCCCGCCGATGTGCAGCGCGGAGACCGGTTCGCCCGACGGGAACACGGCTCCGGTGACCGCGGCGATCGCCCGCACGTACTGGAACTCGAGGTAGGTCGGGTCGGCGAGGTCCACGTAGGAGTGCCGGAGGGTGTCGAGCATCAGGACCCGGCCGGACTCGCGGACGGGGTCGGCCACCACCCGGGCGCAGTGGTAGGCGGTCTCCTCCGCGCACGGGGTGGGGGCCACCGCGGCCAGCCCGCCCCCGACGACCGCGAGCACCAGCAGGCCGGTGGGCACAGGACGGGCGCCGGCGCCGCGCCGCAGCAGGAGGGCCACGGCCAGGCCGGTGGCCACGGTGACCGCACCGGTGGCCACGAGGATGACGCTGCTCGGCAGGATCGCCACGAGGACGAAGCCGGTGGCGAACGTGGCCGCGATCCCGCCGAGGGTGCCGATGCCCGACAGCCGCCCGACCACCGCACCGGTCTCGTGCAGGCTCGCCAGCTGCAGCTTGACCACCATCGGCGGTACGGCCGACAGCAGCGCCGCGGGGACCACCACCGCGACCGCGGCCAGCAGCAGCACACCGCCGGCGTCGGCCCCGGAGAGCACCGCACCGGTGAACCGGACGAGCGGCAGGACGGCGATGATCAGCGCGCCCCCGGCGACGAGCAGCGGGGCCAGCAGCCGGCGGGGGTCGGTGCGGTCGGCGGTCACACCGCCGATCCACGCACCGAGGGCGATCGCCGCCAGCGCGAAGCCGATGACCGCGGTGCTGGTCTGCACGGTGACGCCGACGTAGGGCGCGATCAGCCGCAGGCCCACGATCTCCAGCACGAGGACCGCCCCCGAGCTGAGGAAGGTCAGCGCCGCCGCCACCCACGTCGGGAGCGCGCCGCCGGGGGGCGGGGGCTCCGGCGGCAGGTCGTCGGCGGGCAGGTCACGGGTGGGCGGGGACTGCCCGGGTCCGGCGGCCACCTCAGAACAGCGCCGGCTGGTCGGCGGGCGGGGTGACCGTCTCGGCCCGGGCCACGAGCTCCGGCCCGTTGTTGCGCACGTTGTTCACCGCGGCGCTCACCGGCCGCAGCTCGAGGGCGGCGACGACCTCCGGCGGTGTGGGGGCGGCGAGCTCGGCGACGTCCTCCCGCGCCGGGTCGAGCCACGCGGCCCAGCGGTCCGGCGGCAGCACCAGGGGCATCCGTTCGTGGATCTCGGTGAGTGCCCCGGTGGCGGGGGCGGTGACGACGGTGCAGGTGTACAGCCGGTCCTCGCCCTTCCCCCACACCTCCCAGAGCCCGGCGAAGGCGAGCACCGACCCGTCCTCCGGGGTGATGAAGTAGGGCTGCTTGGCCGGGCAGTCCAGCCGCTTCGCCCACTCGTACCAGCCGTCGGCCGGTACCAGGCAGCGGCGGGACCGCGCCGCGGTCCGGAAGGCGGGCTTCTCGGTGAGCGACTCGAGCCGGGCGTTCAGCATCCGGTTGCCGACGGACGGGTCCTTGGCCCACGACGGGACCAGCCCCCAGCGGACCGCGCGCAGCTCGCGGTGCCCCCCACCGGTGGGCCGGCCCTCGGCGTCGCGCTCCCTGGCGTGCCGGACGACGTAGACGTCCTTGGTCGGGGCGACGTTGTGGTCGGCGGGCAACGCCGGCTGCCCGTCGGCCGGCACCGCCTCGAACTCGACCGCGAGGTCGTCAGGGCTGCGGCTGGCCGCGTAGCGACCGCACATGGGATCTCCTCCGGGACGGACCGGGATGACCGTTCGACTCTAGGTGCGCCCACCGACACCGGGTTGCGCGCGGGCGTGCGCCCGAAAGCATCGGGTAGCCCCCTAGGCGGATCAGCCGACGAGAGACGAGGATCACCGCGTGACCGCTACGCAGAACCCAGCCACCGAGCACCCGAAGACGGCCAGCGACAGCGCCGAGCGGCGCTACGCGACGGTCAACCCCTTCACCGGGGAGACGGAGAAGGAGTTCCCCTTCACCGAGACCTCGGCGATCGACGGGATCGTCCAGCGCGCCCACTCCGCCTACCAGGAGTGGCGGAACCGCCCGGTCGAGGAGCGCGCCGCCGTCGTCCGGCGCGCCGCCGAGCTGATGGACGAGCGCCGGGACGACCTCGCGACGCTGATCACCACGGAGATGGGCAAGCGCAAGGAGGAGGCCACCGGCGAGCTCTTCCTCTGCTCGATGATCCTCAAGTACTACGCCGACAACGGCCCCGGCTTCCTCGAGCCGACGTCCATCCAGCCGCTCATGGGCAAGGGCGAGGCGGTCGTGGAGACCCAGCCCGTCGGCGTCCTGCTGGCCATCGAGCCGTGGAACTACCCCTTCTACCAGGTCGTCCGCGTGGCCGGCCCGAACCTGGTGCTGGGGAACACGGTCATCCTCAAGCACGCCGAGAGCGTGCCGCAGTGCGCCGTGGCCATCGAGCAGCTGTTCGCCGACGCCGGCGCTCCCGAGGGCGTCTTCACCAACACCTTCCTGCGGATCGACGACATCGAGCAGGTCGTCGCCGACCACCGCATCCAGGGCGTGACCCTCACCGGCAGCGAGCGGGCGGGCAGCGCCGTCGGGGCGCTGGCCGGCAAGCACCTGAAGAAGTCGGTGCTCGAGCTCGGCGGCAGCGACCCGTTCATCGTCCTCGACGCCGAGGACCTTGCCGCCACGGTCAAGGCCGCCACCATGGGCCGGATGCAGAACACCGGTCAGGCCTGCACCGCGTCCAAGCGGCTGATCGTCACCGAGGAGCTCTACGAGCCGTTCGTCGAGGGCCTCAAGCAGGCGTTCTCGACCTTCGCCCCGGGCGACCCGGCCGACCCGTCGACGTCGCTCGCCCCCCTGTCGAGCGAGCGGGCCGCGCAGGACCTGCACGCGCAGATCCAGGACGCCGTCGACAAGGGCGCCACCGTGGTCGCCGGTGGCAAGCGCCCCGAGCACCCCGGCGCGTTCGTGGAGGCCACCATCCTCACCGACGTCACCCCGGAGATGCGGGCCTACCACGAGGAGCTGTTCGGTCCCGCGGCCGTCGTCTACAAGGTGAAGGACGCCGACGAGGCGGTCGCGCTGGCCAACTCCAGCGTCTACGGCCTGGGCGCCACCGTCATGAGCGGCGACCTCGACCGCGCGCGGGCGGTGGCCGACCGGCTCGAGGCGGGCATGGTGTGGATCAACCAGCCCACCGGCTCCTCCCCCGAGCTGCCCTTCGGCGGCGTCAAGCGGTCCGGCTACGGCCGCGAGCTGTCCGAGCTGGCCATGTTCGAGTTCGCCAACCGGCGGCTGGTCCGCACGGTGCCGGTGAAGAAGGCCGACCGCCCGCTCGGCGGCTGATCGGGTGCGCGGGCGGTGCGGCGCGGCGACCGGGCAGACTGGTGACGTGACAGACGTCTGGTCCGCGCCGCACCACCCGGCTCCCGTCGACGCCGTCGTGACCCTGCCGGGGTCCAAGTCGCTCACCGCGCGCGCCCTGGTCCTGGCGGCGCTGGCGGACGGGCCGAGCCGGCTGGTCCGGCCGCTCCGCGCGCGGGACACCGACCTCATGGCGGCTGCGCTGCGCGCCCTCGGGGTCGGCATCGACGACGACGGCGAGGACCAGGTGGTCACCCCGGGTCCGCTGCGCGGCGGCATGGAGGTCGATGCCGGGCTGGCCGGCACGATCCTGCGCTTCCTCCCCCCGGTCGCCGCCCTGGCCGACGGCCCGGTGCGCGTCGACGGGGACCCGCGGCTGGGGGAACGTCCCAACGCGGGGCTGATCGACGGCCTGCGCGGCCTCGGCGTCGACATCGACGACGGCGGGCGTGGCCGGGCGCCGTTCACCGTCCGCGGCACCGGCCGGGTGCCCGGGGGCACCGCGGTGGTCGACGCAAGCGAGTCCAGCCAGGTGCTCTCCGGCCTCCTGCTCGCCGCCGCCCGTTACGAGCGCGGCGCGGACCTCGAGCTGGTGGGCAGGCTGCCCTCCCTGCCGCACGTCGAGATGACCGTGACGACGCTGCGCGAGCACGGCGTCGACGTCGCGCGCACCGACCGCGGGTGGCGGGTCGCCCCCGGGCCGATCGCCGCCCTCGAACGGGTCGTCGAGCCCGACCTCTCCAATGCCGCGCCGTTCCTGGCAGCCGCCCTGGTCACCGGCGGCCGGGTGACGGTGCGCGACTGGCCGGAGGTCACCACCCAGCCCGGTGCGCAGCTGGACCGGCTGCTGTCCGCGATGGGCGCCGAGGTGACCCGCACCGCCGACGGGCTCCGGGTGACCGGCACCGGCACGATCCGGCCCCTGGTCGCCGACCTCGGCGAGGTGGGCGAGCTGACCCCGGTGCTGGCGGCGCTGTGCGCGCTGGCCGACGGACCCTCGGAGCTCACCGGCATCGGGCACCTGCGCGGGCACGAGACCGACCGGTTGCAGGCCCTCGACGAGGTGCTCGGCGCCGTCGGGGCGGACGTCCGCCAGCTGCCCGACGGGCTGGTGATCACGCCCGGACGACCGCGGCCCGCGCTGCTGAGCTCCTACGCCGACCACCGCATGGTCATGGCGGCCGCCGTCCTCGGGCTGGCCGTCGACGGGGTCCGGGTGGCCGACCCCGGCGCGGTCACCAAGACGCTGCCGGACTTCCGGGAGCGGTGGGCGGGCCTGCTGGGCGAGCCGATCGGGGCCGTCCCCTGAGCGGGAACCAGCGCGGGGCCCGGCGGATGGACGAGGACGACGTCCGGGTCCGGCCCAGCCGCCGCGGTTCCCGCCCCCGCACCCGCACCCGGCCCGCGCACGCCGACGCCGTCCCCGGGCTGGTCATCGCCGTGGACCGCGGGCGCATGACGGTGCGGGTCGACGGGCCCGACGGCGCCGTCGACGTGACCACCATGCGCGCCCGCGAGCTCGGCAAGCACGGCGTCGTCGTCGGTGACCGCGTGCGGGTGGTCGGCGACACCAGCGGCCGCACCGACAGCCTGGCCCGCATCGTCGCGATCGAGGAGCGGACGACCTCGCTGCGGCGCACCGCCGACGACACCGACCCCACCGAGCGGGTGGTGGTGGCCAACGCCGACCTGCTCGTGATCGTCACCTCGGTGACCGACCCCGAGCCGGCGCTGGGCTTCCTCGACCGCTGCCTGGTCGCCGCGTACGCCGGCGGGCTCGAGCCGCTGCTGTGCCTGACCAAGACCGACCTGGCGTCGCCGCGGCCGCTGCTGGACCGCTACGCCGGGCTGAGCCTGGACGCCGTCCCGATGTCGCTCGAGCTGCCGCTGGACGACCTCACCAGCCGGCTGCGGGACCGGATGAGCGTGTTCGTCGGGCAGTCCGGCGTCGGCAAGTCCACGCTGGTCAACCGGCTGGTGCCCGACGCGTTCCGGGCGACCGGCGACGTGAGCAAGATCGGCAAGGGGCGGCACACGTCGTCGTCCGCCGTGCTCTTCGACCTGCCCGGCGGCGGCACCGTCATCGACACCCCGGGGATCCGGTCCTTCGGCCTGGCCCACGTCACCGCCGACGACGTCCTGGCCGCCTTCGAGGACATCGCCGAGGCCGCCACCGACTGCCCGCCCGGCTGCGGGCACACCGCCGAGGACCCCGGGTGCGCGCTCGATGCCTGGGCGGCCGCGGGACCGCCGGCCCGGGAGCAGCAGCTGGCCGCCCTGCGGGTCCTGCTGGGCGCCGTCGGCCAGGTCGGCCCCGGCTACTGACGGCCGAACCAGCTCCGCCGCGGCTCGGTGAACAGGTCGTCGGGCATCGGCTCGTCGACCGCCTCGATCCGCAGGTCGTGGCCCCGTCCCGCGATGTCGCCGCCGATGGCCTCGGTGAGCACGCAGACGCCGGTCCGCACGTCCAGCCGCACCCGGAAGGCGTCGGAGTACTCCGCCAGGATGTGCTGCGGGTGATCGCGGTACTCGTCCAGGTCCACCTCGCGCGAGCGGAGCAGCGGGCAGCAGCCACAGCGCGGCTCGTAGGCCTCCGTCGGCCGGACGAGGGCCTCCCACGCCGGCCGCCCGGCGTGCTCGACCTCCGCCACGGAGTCCACCTCCAGCGCTGTCACCAGCACCTCGACGTCCTCGGTCTCCGGATCGCGGCCGTCGGCGAGCTCCGCCGGGTCGAGCATCGCCACCCAGTGGTAGTCCTGGTGCATCGGGTCGTCCAGATCGTGGTCCCACGACCGGCGCCACTCGGCCACCAGGCCGTCCGGCCCCAGCCGGGGCTGCGGTACCGCATCCCTCGGCGGCTCCCGGACCACCTGCAGCAGCGCTCCGTCGGTCCTCTCGACGCGGAGCAGGTCCGGAC is from Blastococcus sp. HT6-4 and encodes:
- the aroA gene encoding 3-phosphoshikimate 1-carboxyvinyltransferase, whose protein sequence is MTDVWSAPHHPAPVDAVVTLPGSKSLTARALVLAALADGPSRLVRPLRARDTDLMAAALRALGVGIDDDGEDQVVTPGPLRGGMEVDAGLAGTILRFLPPVAALADGPVRVDGDPRLGERPNAGLIDGLRGLGVDIDDGGRGRAPFTVRGTGRVPGGTAVVDASESSQVLSGLLLAAARYERGADLELVGRLPSLPHVEMTVTTLREHGVDVARTDRGWRVAPGPIAALERVVEPDLSNAAPFLAAALVTGGRVTVRDWPEVTTQPGAQLDRLLSAMGAEVTRTADGLRVTGTGTIRPLVADLGEVGELTPVLAALCALADGPSELTGIGHLRGHETDRLQALDEVLGAVGADVRQLPDGLVITPGRPRPALLSSYADHRMVMAAAVLGLAVDGVRVADPGAVTKTLPDFRERWAGLLGEPIGAVP
- the rsgA gene encoding ribosome small subunit-dependent GTPase A — translated: MDEDDVRVRPSRRGSRPRTRTRPAHADAVPGLVIAVDRGRMTVRVDGPDGAVDVTTMRARELGKHGVVVGDRVRVVGDTSGRTDSLARIVAIEERTTSLRRTADDTDPTERVVVANADLLVIVTSVTDPEPALGFLDRCLVAAYAGGLEPLLCLTKTDLASPRPLLDRYAGLSLDAVPMSLELPLDDLTSRLRDRMSVFVGQSGVGKSTLVNRLVPDAFRATGDVSKIGKGRHTSSSAVLFDLPGGGTVIDTPGIRSFGLAHVTADDVLAAFEDIAEAATDCPPGCGHTAEDPGCALDAWAAAGPPAREQQLAALRVLLGAVGQVGPGY
- a CDS encoding fused MFS/spermidine synthase codes for the protein MAAGPGQSPPTRDLPADDLPPEPPPPGGALPTWVAAALTFLSSGAVLVLEIVGLRLIAPYVGVTVQTSTAVIGFALAAIALGAWIGGVTADRTDPRRLLAPLLVAGGALIIAVLPLVRFTGAVLSGADAGGVLLLAAVAVVVPAALLSAVPPMVVKLQLASLHETGAVVGRLSGIGTLGGIAATFATGFVLVAILPSSVILVATGAVTVATGLAVALLLRRGAGARPVPTGLLVLAVVGGGLAAVAPTPCAEETAYHCARVVADPVRESGRVLMLDTLRHSYVDLADPTYLEFQYVRAIAAVTGAVFPSGEPVSALHIGGGGLTLPRYLAEVRPGTESLVVEVDPGVVAMDREQLGLDTSAQLRVRVADGRVGLAEEPAGTRDLVVGDAFGGLSVPWQLTTREALELIDRALADDGVYAVNLIDHPPLDFVRAELATMREVFDHVLLLARAPVLAGQDGGNLVAVASQRPLPAEEIAAALAEFDLAWQVADEDDLDRFVGDAPVLTDDFAPVDQLINPYG
- a CDS encoding SOS response-associated peptidase; this translates as MCGRYAASRSPDDLAVEFEAVPADGQPALPADHNVAPTKDVYVVRHARERDAEGRPTGGGHRELRAVRWGLVPSWAKDPSVGNRMLNARLESLTEKPAFRTAARSRRCLVPADGWYEWAKRLDCPAKQPYFITPEDGSVLAFAGLWEVWGKGEDRLYTCTVVTAPATGALTEIHERMPLVLPPDRWAAWLDPAREDVAELAAPTPPEVVAALELRPVSAAVNNVRNNGPELVARAETVTPPADQPALF
- a CDS encoding NAD-dependent succinate-semialdehyde dehydrogenase, translated to MTATQNPATEHPKTASDSAERRYATVNPFTGETEKEFPFTETSAIDGIVQRAHSAYQEWRNRPVEERAAVVRRAAELMDERRDDLATLITTEMGKRKEEATGELFLCSMILKYYADNGPGFLEPTSIQPLMGKGEAVVETQPVGVLLAIEPWNYPFYQVVRVAGPNLVLGNTVILKHAESVPQCAVAIEQLFADAGAPEGVFTNTFLRIDDIEQVVADHRIQGVTLTGSERAGSAVGALAGKHLKKSVLELGGSDPFIVLDAEDLAATVKAATMGRMQNTGQACTASKRLIVTEELYEPFVEGLKQAFSTFAPGDPADPSTSLAPLSSERAAQDLHAQIQDAVDKGATVVAGGKRPEHPGAFVEATILTDVTPEMRAYHEELFGPAAVVYKVKDADEAVALANSSVYGLGATVMSGDLDRARAVADRLEAGMVWINQPTGSSPELPFGGVKRSGYGRELSELAMFEFANRRLVRTVPVKKADRPLGG
- the ybaK gene encoding Cys-tRNA(Pro) deacylase, with protein sequence MAATPAVRVLERAKVAHTLHPYDSEHPAEQGHGEAAVVALGADPRQVFKTLVTRVDGTLTVAVVPVSGTLDLKALAAAAGGRKAAMAEPADAERSTGYVLGGISPLGQRKALPTVVDASALEFATVLVSAGKRGLQLELPPAELVRLTRARTAPIGR